The Rhinoderma darwinii isolate aRhiDar2 chromosome 12 unlocalized genomic scaffold, aRhiDar2.hap1 SUPER_12_unloc_12, whole genome shotgun sequence genome contains a region encoding:
- the LOC142698120 gene encoding uncharacterized protein LOC142698120, translated as MSYRELLQLAIDESSRINQGIADGRLRSGHRRRQSVEQDEDHDNVPDRRRRRGQVPPRRRLQQDGADRSRSPLRSEPIEQSETTSGRRINSATELRISGESQPASTPSTTQERSERLEEPTQDPSTSEPLPNLQPSREGSRSPQQTSNRLVEPTPSTSQLLPNQQSTTETTDSRPVQRRQRRRGRRGRQIDRLPSRTFTENEDIQSCTICLEDYEIGEQVTVLPCSHIFHLPCIAHWIPTNPRCPLCRVHAFQRKSRR; from the coding sequence gcattgctgatggaagattaagatctggacatagaaggcgtcagagtgtggagcaggatgaagaccatgacaatgtccctgacaggagacgaagacgtggtcaagttccaccgcgccgtaggttgcagcaagacggagcggacagaagccggtccccattacgatctgagccaatagaacagtctgaaacgacaagtggccgtcgtattaatagtgcgaccgagctcagaatttctggagaatcccagcctgcgtctactccatcaactactcaggagagatccgaaaggctggaggaaccaacacaagaccccagcaccagtgagccgctaccaaacctgcagccatccagagaaggaagcagatctcctcagcaaacatctaacaggctggtggagccaacaccaagcaccagtcagctgcttcccaaccaacagtcgacaacagagaccacagacagcagacctgtgcagagaagacaacgtcggcgaggcaggagaggcaggcagattgatagactcccatctcgaacttttactgaaaacgaagacatccagtcctgcactatatgcctagaggactatgagattggagagcaagtcaccgttctgccatgttctcacatattccatctgccttgtattgcacattggatcccgacaaatccacgctgtcccttgtgccgcgtccatgcctttcaaagaaagagcaggagataa